In the Gorilla gorilla gorilla isolate KB3781 chromosome 10, NHGRI_mGorGor1-v2.1_pri, whole genome shotgun sequence genome, one interval contains:
- the LOC101152583 gene encoding keratin, type II cuticular Hb1 produces the protein MTCGSGFGGRAFSCISACGPRPGRCCITAAPYRGISCYRGLTGGFGSHSVCGGFRAGSCGRSFGYRSGGVCGPSPPCITTVSVNESLLTPLNLEIDPNAQCVKQEEKEQIKSLNSRFAAFIDKVRFLEQQNKLLETKLQFYQNRECCQSNLEPLFEGYIETLRREAECVEADSGRLASELNHVQEVLEGYKKKYEEEVSLRATAENEFVALKKDVDCAYLRKSDLEANVEALIQEIDFLRRLYDEEIRILQSHISDTSVVVKLDNSRDLNMDCIIAEIKAQYDDIVTRSRAEAESWYRSKCEEMKATVIRHGETLRRTKEEINELNRMIQRLTAEVENAKCQNSKLEAAVAQSEQQGEAALSDARCKLAELEGALQKAKQDMACLIREYQEVMNSKLGLDIEIATYRRLLEGEEQRLCEGIGAVNVCVSSSRGGVVCGDLCVSGSRPVTGSVCSAPCNGNVAVSTGLCAPCGQLNTTCGGGSCGVGSCGISSLGVGSCGSSCRKC, from the exons ATGACCTGCGGATCAGGATTTGGTGGCCGCGCCTTCAGCTGCATCTCGGCCTGCGGGCCCCGGCCCGGCCGCTGCTGCATCACCGCCGCCCCCTACCGTGGCATCTCCTGCTACCGCGGCCTCACCGGGGGCTTCGGCAGCCACAGCGTGTGCGGAGGCTTTCGGGCCGGCTCCTGCGGACGCAGCTTCGGCTACCGCTCCGGGGGCGTGTGCGGGCCCAGCCCTCCATGCATCACCACCGTGTCGGTCAACGAGAGCCTCCTCACGCCCCTCAACCTGGAGATCGACCCCAACGCGCAGTGCGTgaagcaggaggagaaggagcagatCAAGTCCCTCAACAGCAGGTTCGCGGCCTTCATCGACAAG GTGCGCTTCCTGGAGCAGCAGAACAAACTGCTGGAGACAAAGCTGCAGTTCTACCAGAACCGCGAGTGTTGCCAGAGCAACCTGGAGCCCCTGTTTGAGGGCTACATCGAGACTCTGCGGCGGGAGGCCGAGTGCGTGGAGGCTGACAGCGGGAGGCTGGCCTCAGAGCTTAACCACGTGCAGGAGGTGCTGGAGGGCTACAAGAAGAA GTATGAGGAGGAGGTTTCTCTGAGAGCAACAGCTGAGAACGAGTTTGTGGCTCTGAAGAAG GATGTGGACTGCGCCTACCTCCGCAAGTCAGACCTGGAGGCCAACGTGGAGGCCCTGATCCAGGAGATCGACTTCCTGAGGCGGCTGTATGACGAG GAGATCCGCATTCTCCAGTCGCACATCTCAGACACCTCTGTGGTTGTCAAGCTGGACAACAGCCGGGACCTGAACATGGACTGCATCATCGCCGAGATCAAGGCACAGTACGATGACATTGTCACCCGCAGCCGGGCCGAGGCCGAGTCCTGGTACCGCAGCAAG TGTGAGGAGATGAAGGCCACGGTGATCAGGCACGGGGAGACCCTGCGCCGCACCAAGGAGGAGATCAACGAGCTGAACCGCATGATCCAGAGGCTGACGGCCGAGGTGGAGAATGCCAAGTGCCAG AACTCCAAGCTGGAGGCCGCGGTGGCTCAGTCTGAGCAGCAGGGTGAGGCGGCCCTCAGCGATGCCCGCTGCAAGCTGGCCGAGCTGGAGGGCGCCCTGCAGAAGGCCAAGCAGGACATGGCCTGCCTGATCAGGGAGTACCAGGAGGTGATGAACTCCAAGCTGGGCCTGGACATCGAGATCGCCACCTACAGGCGCCTGCTGGAGGGCGAGGAGCAGAG GCTATGTGAAGGCATTGGGGCTGTGAATGTCT GTGTCAGCAGCTCCCGGGGCGGGGTCGTGTGCGGGGACCTCTGCGTGTCAGGCTCCCGGCCAGTGACTGGCAGTGTCTGCAGCGCTCCGTGCAACGGGAACGTGGCGGTGAGCACCGGCCTGTGTGCGCCCTGTGGCCAATTGAACACCACCTGCGGAGGGGGTTCCTGCGGCGTGGGCTCCTGTGGTATCAGCTCCCTGGGTGTGGGGTCTTGCGGCAGCAGCTGCCGGAAATGTTAG